The following proteins are encoded in a genomic region of Bernardetia sp. MNP-M8:
- a CDS encoding PorP/SprF family type IX secretion system membrane protein — MKQIVQTSSKSILHLLLNFFLSISLGIMILGINSFSSQSLAQQVPVYSQYFSHPFVQNPAWTGRSDYSSVFLTYRSQWAGFEDAPKTVLLTIDLPFYEYRSGLGFFIQQDEIKSTSRTKAMVSYGYHVLGQYENSSKLSFGLMGGLVYNQINFDDWYIRHPTDPVLLNNTGNYVGFEVGFGASYTFKKYLEIGLSVPQLLNPAFSPEDETDDNIRLQNHFMLSLRGMIPAGAGEFRPMAVVRQVPNVPIQYEGGLQYMYDNTFWVSGAYRSNYAINVGAGVNYGRFSFGYVRDFPIGDIVGAFGSTNELMLGYKFNELPTADYEGKRGYGRGLIRKKKYHPSRPGPLMKKYPKQPKKKKPKAKGKYRRF, encoded by the coding sequence ATGAAACAGATAGTACAAACATCTTCAAAATCTATTTTACATCTCTTATTAAATTTCTTTTTGAGTATTTCATTAGGAATTATGATTTTAGGAATAAATAGTTTTTCAAGTCAATCTTTAGCTCAACAAGTACCAGTGTATAGTCAGTATTTTTCACATCCTTTTGTGCAAAATCCAGCTTGGACAGGACGATCTGATTATAGTTCAGTTTTCTTGACCTATCGCTCTCAATGGGCAGGTTTTGAAGATGCTCCCAAAACAGTTCTATTAACAATAGATTTACCTTTTTATGAATATCGTTCTGGCTTAGGTTTTTTTATTCAACAAGATGAGATAAAGAGTACAAGTCGTACAAAAGCAATGGTTTCGTATGGTTATCACGTTTTAGGGCAATATGAAAACAGTTCGAAGTTATCTTTTGGTTTGATGGGAGGACTTGTTTATAATCAAATTAATTTTGATGATTGGTATATTAGACATCCAACAGACCCTGTTTTACTTAACAATACAGGTAATTATGTAGGTTTTGAGGTTGGTTTTGGTGCAAGCTATACATTTAAAAAATATTTAGAAATTGGACTTTCTGTTCCTCAATTATTAAATCCTGCTTTTAGTCCTGAAGATGAAACAGATGATAATATTCGACTTCAAAATCATTTTATGTTATCTCTTCGTGGAATGATTCCTGCTGGGGCTGGAGAGTTTCGTCCAATGGCTGTTGTTAGGCAAGTGCCTAATGTTCCTATTCAATATGAAGGTGGCTTACAATATATGTATGATAATACTTTTTGGGTAAGTGGTGCATACCGTAGCAATTATGCAATTAATGTTGGAGCAGGCGTAAATTATGGGCGTTTTAGCTTTGGTTATGTTAGAGATTTTCCAATTGGAGATATAGTAGGAGCATTTGGAAGTACAAATGAACTGATGTTAGGATATAAATTTAATGAGCTTCCAACGGCAGATTATGAAGGAAAACGAGGCTATGGACGGGGACTTATTCGGAAGAAAAAATACCATCCTTCTCGTCCAGGACCTTTGATGAAAAAATATCCTAAGCAACCTAAAAAGAAAAAGCCAAAAGCAAAAGGAAAATATCGTAGGTTCTAA
- a CDS encoding SpoIIE family protein phosphatase encodes MSLNPLSVLFDVPHHLDLTIEEHKDFAVVSTAGVLGFLAHIVFFILFFLFDSHFMMYLNIGSILTFACIFYFNRSSSRNPTLLLILASLEILVHATFAIFLLGWTPNFHIYFFIPILSALVISKSNAIAAHIINVTCVVFYIALATYTNYENPIAPLNEIEVFVFEILNISSVSVIVIIVTMYYSYVSNESSKDLIQLNSKLKEQSQKVMSFNNELAQQTEELQIQSEQLENANKHTTDSIRYALRIQEAVLPSFSDLDNLFGEKNVMVFYSPKDIVSGDFYWAKGKAKNKIIVVADCTGHGVPGAMLTMIGESLLNNIVLEKGITEPALILDALQVYFSTLFSGSVHNIKDGMDISISTINYETKKLHFAGARNPITYIQNGEMKTIQGDKMSIGNSNFKSKIGNRFTDHQIDISVPTIVYMYTDGFQDQFGGNENRKFYSKNLRELFLKIHQLPMSKQRTRLKMTFMEWCDFTKQTDDVTIVGIKIDSSSNVEA; translated from the coding sequence ATGTCATTAAATCCTCTTTCTGTTTTATTTGACGTTCCTCATCATTTAGATTTAACTATCGAAGAACACAAAGACTTTGCTGTTGTCTCTACGGCAGGCGTATTAGGTTTTTTAGCTCATATTGTATTTTTTATTCTTTTTTTCCTATTTGATTCTCATTTTATGATGTATCTAAATATAGGAAGTATTCTAACTTTTGCCTGCATTTTTTACTTTAATCGTAGCTCATCAAGAAACCCTACTCTTCTACTTATTTTAGCGAGTTTAGAGATACTTGTTCATGCTACTTTTGCTATTTTTTTATTAGGATGGACACCTAACTTTCATATTTACTTCTTTATTCCTATTCTGTCAGCTTTGGTTATTTCCAAAAGCAATGCTATTGCTGCTCATATTATCAATGTAACTTGTGTAGTTTTTTATATCGCTTTGGCGACTTATACTAACTATGAAAACCCAATAGCTCCCCTTAATGAAATAGAAGTATTTGTTTTTGAAATTTTGAATATTAGTAGTGTTTCTGTAATAGTAATCATTGTTACGATGTATTATAGTTATGTATCTAATGAATCTTCAAAGGATTTAATTCAGTTAAATAGTAAATTAAAAGAGCAAAGTCAAAAGGTTATGTCTTTTAATAATGAACTTGCTCAACAAACAGAAGAATTACAAATACAGTCAGAGCAATTAGAAAATGCTAATAAACATACTACTGATAGCATCAGATATGCTCTTCGAATTCAAGAAGCTGTTTTACCTTCTTTTTCTGATTTAGATAATCTGTTTGGAGAAAAAAATGTAATGGTTTTTTATAGCCCTAAAGATATTGTTTCAGGAGATTTTTATTGGGCAAAAGGAAAAGCCAAAAATAAAATAATCGTAGTAGCAGACTGTACAGGTCATGGCGTTCCAGGGGCAATGCTAACAATGATAGGAGAAAGTCTTTTGAATAATATTGTGTTAGAAAAAGGAATTACAGAACCTGCTTTGATTTTAGATGCCTTACAAGTTTATTTTTCTACTCTTTTTAGTGGAAGTGTCCATAATATAAAAGATGGAATGGATATTTCTATTTCAACAATTAATTATGAAACAAAGAAATTACATTTTGCAGGAGCTAGAAATCCAATTACATATATTCAGAACGGAGAAATGAAAACCATTCAAGGCGACAAAATGAGTATTGGTAACTCAAATTTCAAGTCCAAAATAGGTAATAGATTTACTGATCACCAAATAGATATTTCTGTACCTACAATAGTTTATATGTACACAGATGGTTTTCAAGACCAGTTTGGAGGAAATGAAAATAGAAAATTTTATAGTAAAAATTTGAGAGAATTATTTTTAAAAATACACCAACTTCCCATGTCAAAACAACGAACACGCTTGAAAATGACATTTATGGAATGGTGCGACTTTACCAAACAAACTGATGATGTTACCATTGTAGGAATAAAAATAGATTCTAGTTCAAACGTCGAAGCTTGA
- a CDS encoding gliding motility-associated C-terminal domain-containing protein, which translates to MNSIQILKHHFPKSLLLKNKFSNLHTVWQFLFLGLFIVGITAFTSPLLDKKAKNFIFASKVENSFAQNKAVQNYFPTSFSNSFLTPLSKAEIYRLMCLPDDSLALVELYNATDGANWTNPWTLTDPWTTWAGVVLNANDSCVLELNLSNRNIIGQIPASMFGGDKLNQINRIDLSNNQLTGSIQTGFGTLLTLQELNLGNNDFTGEIPASLSDLLLLQRLDLSFNSLTGNFPTGLTDIGTLSALTFISIDSNSIENVPTFSAIRPITLNFSNNRLKLNSLVPNNKPQYTFTYSPQDSIGSFKIINVPQGGTFKDTVSVNQINGTTTYRWFRATNLINQQSDDSVLVVTNANVADHEGIYTAEVKHTTDATNVTLNVTLNRKRFFVNVIECPSNNTIITPDTTICEGQSLPTLVGSDAEQGEVSFFSYQWQQALNGDTTNWTNANNGNVPNYALNNAGITIADTAYFRRIVIPAANQGCSNDTSAKVRVVTLPNITTNTLFPSIQNVCLGVVPTDIYGTTSDSSATSLLRYRYQVSLDSGLTWIDSLQTQNFAFADTLQSADTVQFRRIVTGACAPDTSNVITLNSIPRVVADSIFESQTICIGTRPDTIRGDTPTGGDRTYKYIWQIATRLDTADWLGVDSTRNRFVPPIANDTFYVRRIVRSACFADTSNIVDIFISPDLGNDTSAITATRTRICVGDAIPVINGTAPVAPTGFRYLWEVSLDSTVWTSVDSVQNYIPRDSLLFDTIFMQIPDSFLVRRSVVDSCRAYPSNVVKLFMIKPIDSATNLISYDSTGFCQTDTTFNWVIDVTEPTGGTGNYKYQWQVSFDSIRWADRDDSIRISAFDLTESTYFRRLVIDSCSTDTSNVAFIPVVNSFGLNEISVPFTDICTADSATITISGTDPESTGEYSYFYQQSRDTIAWFSSSTFTFSTGSFTQTHTFVPDTLFGGSNYFRRVVLGGCKVDTSNRVFVNVVSAIRNNSISESFSGQSLCEGDTAWIISATQPRGGTGRYSYQWQVSFDSLAWANRDDSLNISNFPLTEPTYFRRLVIDSCNTDTSNVVFIPVRKPFGINQITDTFREICVGDSTKITITGTNPENTGNYSYFYEQSRDTIAWFSSGTFTFSTGTFTQSQTFVPDTLYGGANYFRRVVLGGCQPDTSNRLFINIVLNARNNFLFGNQTICQGDTAAIITATNPIAGEAGNIEISWQISTDSASWIPVDTDTITAYQPDILQQTTYVRRSVRSGRCPPSFSNVITIKVIQFIENNRISSPQTTVCEGFAADTLRGTFPTQGGNDSTAYRFFWQSRKLNDSTALWRTVGGDQNYFTGRINFDTEYRRIARVSCFADTSNVISLRINPTIKNNVIDAGFVDCSLDTLGRLTGTVLLDTLNDIGQFRYQWQNSRNRINWTDIANTNTASYLPTPIDTTTFYRRLVINNCFTDSSNIAEITIRPAPILEITPDTTINIGYDVQLFVNGAINYVWTPDPTLTGDSTSTPTVNPTISTMYTVRAENIYGCFTYDSVFVTVIGTPKVRTVDVITPDGNGLNDQLYIEEIERYPGNELVIINRWGQEVFRKKGYRNDWEGTNETGGVLPAGTYFYIIKFDSVKTILKGSFEIIR; encoded by the coding sequence ATGAATTCAATACAAATACTAAAACATCATTTCCCTAAAAGTTTACTCCTTAAAAATAAATTTTCTAATCTGCATACAGTTTGGCAATTTCTGTTCTTAGGTCTTTTTATAGTAGGAATAACAGCTTTTACATCTCCTTTGCTAGATAAAAAAGCCAAAAACTTTATTTTTGCTTCAAAAGTAGAAAACTCTTTTGCTCAAAATAAGGCTGTTCAGAATTATTTTCCCACTTCTTTTTCAAATTCTTTTCTTACCCCACTTTCTAAGGCAGAAATATATCGTTTGATGTGTTTGCCTGATGATTCTTTAGCATTAGTAGAGCTTTATAATGCTACTGATGGTGCAAACTGGACAAATCCGTGGACACTTACAGACCCTTGGACTACTTGGGCTGGTGTAGTATTGAACGCAAATGATAGTTGTGTCTTAGAACTAAATTTGAGTAATCGAAATATAATAGGACAGATTCCTGCATCTATGTTTGGAGGAGATAAATTGAATCAAATCAACCGAATTGATTTATCGAATAATCAATTAACAGGTTCTATTCAAACAGGGTTTGGTACTTTGCTTACTTTACAAGAATTAAATTTAGGAAATAATGATTTTACAGGAGAAATTCCTGCTTCATTAAGTGATTTGTTATTATTACAACGATTAGACTTGAGTTTCAACTCCTTGACTGGTAATTTCCCGACAGGATTGACTGATATTGGAACACTTTCAGCACTTACTTTTATTAGTATTGATTCTAACTCTATTGAAAATGTGCCTACTTTTTCAGCAATTCGACCTATTACACTCAATTTTTCGAATAATAGATTAAAACTAAATAGTCTTGTTCCGAATAATAAACCTCAATATACTTTTACTTATTCTCCACAAGATAGTATAGGAAGTTTTAAAATTATTAATGTTCCACAAGGAGGTACTTTTAAAGATACAGTTTCAGTCAATCAAATAAATGGAACAACTACTTACCGTTGGTTTCGTGCAACAAATTTAATAAATCAACAAAGCGATGATAGTGTTTTGGTCGTAACTAATGCAAATGTAGCCGACCATGAAGGAATTTATACAGCCGAAGTAAAACATACAACAGACGCAACAAATGTAACTCTTAATGTAACACTTAATAGAAAACGTTTTTTTGTAAATGTAATTGAATGCCCTTCTAATAATACGATTATTACGCCAGATACAACTATTTGTGAAGGTCAGAGTTTGCCTACTTTGGTAGGTTCGGATGCAGAGCAAGGAGAAGTTTCGTTTTTCTCTTATCAATGGCAACAGGCTTTAAACGGAGATACAACAAACTGGACAAATGCAAATAATGGCAACGTTCCAAATTATGCCCTCAATAATGCAGGTATTACTATCGCAGACACAGCTTATTTTAGAAGAATTGTTATTCCTGCTGCTAATCAAGGGTGTAGTAATGATACAAGCGCAAAAGTAAGAGTAGTTACTTTACCTAATATTACTACAAATACACTTTTTCCATCGATTCAAAATGTTTGTTTGGGAGTTGTTCCGACTGATATTTATGGAACTACATCAGATTCTTCAGCTACAAGTCTGCTTCGTTATCGTTATCAAGTTTCTTTAGATTCAGGATTGACTTGGATTGATAGCCTTCAAACTCAAAATTTTGCTTTTGCAGATACATTACAAAGTGCCGATACAGTTCAGTTTAGAAGAATTGTTACAGGAGCATGTGCGCCTGATACAAGTAATGTAATTACACTTAATTCGATTCCTAGGGTAGTTGCAGATTCTATTTTTGAAAGTCAGACAATTTGTATAGGTACTCGTCCTGATACAATTAGAGGAGATACTCCAACAGGAGGAGATAGAACTTATAAATATATATGGCAAATAGCGACACGATTAGATACAGCCGATTGGTTGGGTGTAGATTCGACAAGAAATCGTTTTGTTCCACCTATTGCCAATGATACTTTTTATGTTCGAAGGATAGTTCGAAGTGCCTGTTTTGCTGATACTAGTAATATTGTCGATATTTTTATTTCTCCAGATTTAGGAAATGATACTTCTGCTATTACAGCTACACGAACACGTATTTGTGTAGGAGATGCAATTCCTGTCATAAATGGAACTGCTCCAGTAGCACCAACAGGGTTTAGATATTTGTGGGAAGTTTCTTTAGATTCTACTGTTTGGACGAGTGTAGATTCAGTTCAAAATTATATACCAAGAGATTCACTGCTTTTTGATACTATTTTTATGCAAATACCTGATAGCTTTTTAGTAAGGCGTTCGGTAGTTGATAGTTGTAGAGCTTATCCAAGTAATGTTGTAAAATTATTTATGATAAAGCCTATAGATAGTGCTACTAATTTAATTTCTTATGACAGTACAGGTTTTTGTCAAACCGATACTACTTTTAATTGGGTAATTGATGTAACAGAACCAACAGGAGGAACAGGTAATTATAAATATCAATGGCAAGTTTCTTTTGATAGTATAAGATGGGCAGATAGAGATGATTCTATTCGTATTTCTGCTTTTGATTTGACAGAGTCTACTTACTTTAGACGTTTGGTAATTGATAGTTGTAGTACAGACACAAGTAATGTAGCCTTTATTCCTGTAGTTAATTCTTTTGGATTGAATGAAATTAGCGTTCCATTTACAGATATTTGTACAGCAGATTCTGCTACCATTACTATTTCAGGTACAGACCCAGAAAGTACAGGTGAGTACAGTTATTTTTATCAACAATCTAGGGATACAATAGCGTGGTTTAGTAGTTCTACTTTTACATTCAGTACAGGTAGTTTTACTCAAACACATACATTTGTGCCTGACACACTTTTTGGAGGTTCAAACTATTTTAGAAGGGTTGTTTTAGGAGGTTGTAAAGTGGATACCAGTAACCGAGTTTTTGTTAATGTAGTTTCTGCAATTCGAAATAACTCTATTTCAGAAAGCTTTAGTGGGCAATCACTTTGTGAAGGAGATACAGCTTGGATAATTAGTGCTACTCAGCCAAGAGGAGGAACTGGCAGATATAGTTATCAATGGCAAGTCTCTTTTGATAGTTTGGCATGGGCAAATAGAGATGATTCTCTGAATATTTCTAACTTTCCTTTAACAGAACCTACTTATTTCAGGCGTTTGGTAATCGATAGTTGTAATACAGATACTAGTAATGTTGTCTTTATTCCCGTACGAAAACCATTTGGAATTAATCAAATTACAGATACTTTTCGAGAAATTTGTGTTGGAGATTCTACCAAGATAACAATTACAGGAACAAATCCTGAAAATACAGGTAATTATAGCTATTTTTATGAGCAATCAAGAGATACTATTGCTTGGTTTAGTAGTGGAACTTTTACATTTAGTACAGGTACATTTACTCAATCTCAAACTTTTGTGCCTGATACATTATATGGGGGAGCAAATTACTTCCGAAGAGTTGTCTTAGGAGGTTGTCAGCCAGATACGAGTAATAGACTTTTTATAAACATAGTTTTGAATGCAAGAAATAATTTTCTTTTCGGAAATCAAACTATCTGTCAGGGAGATACAGCTGCAATCATTACAGCAACAAATCCCATTGCAGGAGAAGCAGGAAATATAGAGATATCTTGGCAGATTTCTACAGATAGTGCCAGTTGGATTCCTGTCGATACAGATACTATAACAGCCTATCAACCTGATATATTACAACAAACTACTTATGTTCGAAGGAGTGTTCGTTCAGGAAGATGTCCACCTAGTTTTAGTAATGTTATTACTATAAAAGTAATTCAATTCATAGAAAATAATAGAATATCATCACCTCAAACTACAGTCTGTGAAGGATTTGCAGCCGATACGTTACGAGGAACTTTTCCAACTCAAGGAGGAAATGATAGTACAGCTTATAGATTCTTTTGGCAATCAAGAAAACTAAATGATTCGACAGCTCTTTGGCGAACTGTTGGAGGTGACCAAAATTATTTTACAGGCAGAATCAATTTTGATACAGAATATCGTCGTATTGCTCGTGTTTCTTGTTTTGCAGATACTTCAAATGTTATTTCTCTCAGAATTAATCCTACCATTAAAAATAATGTTATTGATGCTGGTTTTGTAGATTGTAGTTTGGATACTTTGGGTAGGCTTACTGGAACGGTTCTCTTGGATACACTTAATGATATTGGACAGTTTCGTTATCAATGGCAAAACTCAAGAAATAGAATTAATTGGACAGATATTGCTAATACAAATACAGCTAGTTATCTGCCTACCCCAATTGATACCACTACATTTTATAGAAGGTTAGTAATTAATAATTGTTTTACAGATAGTAGTAATATTGCTGAAATTACAATCCGTCCAGCTCCGATTTTGGAAATTACTCCAGATACAACTATTAATATTGGTTATGATGTGCAGTTATTTGTTAATGGTGCAATAAATTATGTTTGGACACCAGACCCAACGCTAACAGGTGATTCTACTTCTACACCAACCGTAAACCCAACTATCAGTACGATGTACACAGTAAGGGCAGAAAATATCTATGGTTGCTTTACGTATGATAGTGTTTTTGTAACAGTAATAGGAACACCAAAAGTCAGAACAGTGGATGTAATTACACCAGATGGAAATGGACTCAACGATCAACTTTATATAGAAGAGATTGAACGTTATCCAGGTAACGAACTGGTAATTATCAATCGTTGGGGACAAGAAGTATTCCGTAAAAAAGGATACAGAAATGATTGGGAAGGAACAAATGAAACAGGAGGAGTACTCCCAGCAGGAACATATTTTTATATTATAAAATTTGACTCTGTCAAAACCATTTTAAAAGGTTCTTTTGAAATTATTAGATAA
- a CDS encoding porin family protein — protein MRKLTFLALFFILIGFSSKALAQSPVRLGLKFNPIISYARITDEDKKSIDGLEKSSKLGFSGGLMLDFNFSERAAFHTGVLIVSKGYETKVKGFDITTTSKVTAVEVPLALKMRSGDIAEGLRIRGLFGGQLGLNVSSKTTTKLGSVSDESRKTSDFYQPLSVDFLVGAGVEYDIESVGTLDFGLSYHNGLTRFNKKDEDAQIQPRALLHYFSLDIGFFF, from the coding sequence ATGAGAAAACTAACTTTTTTAGCCCTATTTTTTATTCTTATTGGCTTTTCTTCTAAAGCATTAGCTCAATCTCCTGTTCGTTTGGGTTTAAAATTTAATCCTATTATTTCGTATGCACGAATAACTGACGAAGACAAAAAATCTATTGATGGACTTGAAAAAAGCTCAAAACTTGGTTTTTCGGGTGGTTTGATGTTAGATTTTAATTTTTCTGAACGTGCAGCCTTTCATACTGGAGTACTTATCGTATCAAAAGGATATGAAACTAAAGTTAAAGGATTTGATATTACCACTACTTCAAAAGTCACAGCTGTAGAAGTTCCTTTAGCTCTTAAAATGCGTTCTGGAGATATTGCTGAGGGATTACGTATTCGTGGGCTTTTTGGAGGACAACTTGGGTTAAATGTTTCTTCAAAAACTACTACAAAACTTGGTAGCGTTTCTGATGAAAGCCGTAAAACAAGTGATTTTTATCAGCCATTAAGTGTAGATTTTTTGGTAGGTGCAGGTGTAGAATATGATATTGAATCTGTCGGAACACTAGATTTCGGACTAAGTTATCATAATGGACTTACTCGTTTTAATAAAAAGGATGAAGATGCTCAAATTCAACCTAGAGCTTTATTACATTATTTCTCTTTAGATATTGGTTTCTTTTTCTAA
- a CDS encoding ion transporter has protein sequence MESSTLKEKKVIQTKPPLTKIKKKTSSRFSRGRRFAKSKWRMRLDRLFFKSNTIEGKVFDTALLALIVLSLIVVMMQSVSEIDQQYGTYLLAIEMSVTTLFAIEYLLRVATSHRPMRYILSFYGIIDLLAFVPAVFSWTFAGSNFFLLLRVTRIISIFKVLDMNQYTGEAQILSQALRASRHKITVFVIFVATNVVLLGFIMFLVEGRDNPGFSSIPKSIYWAIVTLTTVGYGDIAPQSALGRAIAAVVMVLGYGVLAVPTGIVSAEIATQVTHKSDEDEFGEEERELKEELENEKRKTHLAQTQKENAKQASESIIEECSHCGAEHHTELASFCYKCGNELI, from the coding sequence ATGGAGTCTTCGACACTCAAAGAAAAAAAAGTTATCCAAACTAAACCACCACTAACAAAAATAAAAAAGAAAACCTCAAGTAGGTTTTCAAGAGGAAGGCGATTTGCCAAAAGTAAATGGCGTATGCGTCTTGACCGTCTGTTTTTTAAATCAAATACTATAGAAGGAAAAGTATTCGACACAGCTCTTTTGGCTCTTATCGTACTCAGTTTGATTGTTGTGATGATGCAAAGTGTATCTGAAATAGACCAACAATACGGAACTTATCTCTTAGCTATTGAAATGAGTGTTACGACACTTTTTGCTATTGAATATTTACTTCGGGTAGCTACTTCGCACCGTCCTATGCGTTATATTCTTAGTTTTTATGGAATTATTGATTTATTAGCCTTTGTGCCTGCTGTTTTTTCTTGGACATTTGCAGGAAGTAATTTTTTCCTTCTTCTTCGTGTAACTCGTATTATTAGTATTTTTAAAGTATTGGATATGAACCAGTACACAGGAGAAGCACAAATTCTTAGTCAGGCTCTGCGTGCTAGTCGTCATAAAATAACCGTTTTTGTAATTTTTGTAGCTACTAATGTTGTATTGTTAGGCTTTATTATGTTTTTAGTAGAGGGAAGAGATAATCCAGGTTTTTCAAGTATTCCCAAAAGTATTTACTGGGCAATTGTAACCCTTACCACGGTAGGTTATGGAGATATTGCCCCCCAAAGCGCACTAGGAAGAGCAATTGCAGCCGTTGTCATGGTACTTGGTTATGGTGTACTTGCTGTTCCAACAGGAATTGTATCAGCCGAAATTGCTACCCAAGTAACTCACAAATCTGATGAAGATGAATTTGGAGAAGAAGAAAGAGAGTTAAAAGAAGAACTAGAAAATGAAAAGCGAAAAACGCATTTAGCTCAAACTCAAAAAGAAAATGCTAAACAGGCATCTGAAAGTATAATTGAAGAATGTTCTCATTGTGGCGCAGAACATCATACAGAGTTGGCTAGTTTTTGTTATAAATGTGGAAACGAATTAATTTAA
- the phhA gene encoding phenylalanine 4-monooxygenase, with protein sequence MTQQERRDKQLSHQHYDKYTEENHQVWQILYERQIKVLPNRADEAYFEGMEAIGFEPNKIPNFEEVNEHLKAITGWSLVVVPGLIDNEPFFNYLKNKQFPATTWLRTMEELDYLEEPDMFHDVFAHVPILTNKNFCRFLEELSRMALKHLGNADSIEFISRIYWYTVEFGLINNNGSLKIYGAGILSSAGESVYSLESDIPKRVPYNVNEILHTPYIKDRFQEKYFVINSYKELFDSLPEIEETLDNMLVSK encoded by the coding sequence ATGACACAACAAGAACGTAGAGATAAACAACTTTCTCATCAACATTACGATAAATATACAGAAGAGAATCATCAAGTATGGCAAATTTTGTATGAAAGACAAATAAAAGTATTACCCAATCGTGCTGATGAAGCTTATTTTGAAGGAATGGAAGCCATAGGTTTTGAGCCTAATAAAATTCCTAATTTTGAAGAAGTAAATGAACATTTGAAAGCTATCACTGGGTGGAGTTTAGTGGTTGTTCCAGGTCTTATTGACAATGAGCCATTTTTTAACTACCTCAAAAACAAACAATTTCCTGCTACTACTTGGCTTCGTACAATGGAAGAATTGGATTATTTGGAAGAACCAGACATGTTTCATGATGTTTTTGCTCATGTTCCTATTCTAACAAATAAAAACTTTTGTCGTTTCTTAGAAGAACTTAGTCGAATGGCTCTCAAACATCTAGGAAATGCAGATTCTATTGAATTTATTTCACGTATTTATTGGTACACCGTAGAGTTTGGACTCATAAACAATAATGGTAGTTTAAAGATTTATGGAGCAGGTATTCTATCTTCGGCAGGAGAGTCTGTTTATTCTTTAGAAAGTGATATTCCAAAGAGAGTTCCATATAATGTAAATGAAATTTTGCATACTCCTTATATCAAAGATCGTTTTCAAGAAAAATATTTTGTTATTAATTCTTATAAAGAACTTTTTGATTCTCTTCCAGAAATTGAAGAAACATTAGATAATATGCTCGTTTCTAAATAA